Proteins encoded by one window of Ulvibacter sp. MAR_2010_11:
- a CDS encoding putative metal-binding motif-containing protein produces MKKLLLLSVSVLFIAACTQDAGVSTEENSKDYLQENQERANNKVDVCHNGHIINVNVKAIPAHQAHGDAMDLDGDGYFNAPNSCSDLVEDCDDDASINPGMEEICDDGIDNNCDGQVDEGCCPDPETYCGFITYFDVEVFFNGDCTVDVVFNNTPCDPGATWTLLTAQGNVYTYIETDPCGISGCIVTVTDNGGSLDVSYECDPQGNVASGTVVVCN; encoded by the coding sequence ATGAAAAAACTACTCTTACTCTCTGTAAGTGTCTTGTTTATTGCTGCATGCACACAAGACGCCGGTGTATCTACCGAAGAAAATTCTAAAGATTATCTACAAGAAAATCAAGAACGTGCCAATAATAAAGTTGATGTATGTCACAACGGACATATTATTAATGTGAATGTAAAGGCAATCCCTGCGCATCAAGCCCATGGAGATGCTATGGATCTTGATGGTGACGGATATTTTAACGCTCCTAATTCATGTAGCGATCTAGTTGAAGATTGTGATGATGATGCTTCCATAAACCCCGGGATGGAAGAAATTTGCGATGATGGTATCGACAATAACTGTGATGGACAAGTTGATGAAGGCTGTTGTCCTGATCCGGAAACCTATTGCGGATTTATAACCTATTTTGATGTGGAAGTATTTTTTAATGGAGACTGTACTGTCGACGTGGTTTTCAATAACACACCATGTGATCCCGGTGCTACTTGGACGCTATTAACAGCTCAGGGCAATGTTTATACCTACATAGAAACTGACCCATGTGGTATTTCCGGTTGTATCGTAACCGTTACCGATAATGGGGGCTCATTAGATGTTAGCTATGAGTGCGATCCACAAGGAAATGTTGCTTCGGGAACTGTTGTTGTTTGTAATTAA